A segment of the Trifolium pratense cultivar HEN17-A07 linkage group LG7, ARS_RC_1.1, whole genome shotgun sequence genome:
agaatcATAAGGAAAATGCATTTTAAATgtaaagtttgtaaaaaaaaaaagagattaattgTGTAACGGAAAAGATAAGGggatgtaattttattttttgataattaatggaAAGTGATTTTATGCATTTGAACACGCatcataaacattttttttagacATTGATGCGAAGTTTATAATACAGTTTAACAACGACTAATTTCCATTTAAAGATATGTAggataaagataaaaaaaagttagaaatcGAACTCATAATcacctatatataaaaaaattcaaatatcttGTCACTTGGATAATGTAGGATTAGTGCATCATAAACATTTTTGAAGAGATGGTAAGGTAGTTCACTTTTCATGCAATACAAGGAAGAACTTTACATTTTTAATGTCCGTAACCATggttaatatattataatttatatctaATAATCTAATATAAAGAAATgagagaaaaattaaacaaagtcTATTCTTATTCACCAAACGTCAAGTTGGCTTTGTTTTTACTCAAACAATCTCAAGGTATTTCATTAATAAGGCCAAGTTGGTTTAAACTTTAAATAATTTGAAGCTATCATGCATGGCATTGATAGAATGGTatgttaaataaaaattgtcacaTCGTAAGCACATATGTATGGCTTTCAATATCAACAACAGCAGAAAGGGAAAATTAATTTGTTAGAATAATTAtggtgttgttattattatttattattttgggtAGTGATTGGCAATTTGGAAAACCTTCAGTTAAGCATATAAGTCCAAAATTTAAGGGGTGGAATTTCCTTTTGGTAAATAGTGAATATACAAGGATGAAATATATGGCCTTGCCATTTAGCAAAAGGTGAAAATATGGCAATGTatattacactaaaaaaaatagagaataataaatttattttggtggtTTCAATCAAATGTAGGCTTCAACAGGCTAAATGGTCCTTTGAGATAAGTTCTTCATGATAAGTTGTGTTTTCTATGAAggcaaaatagaaaattatagTACATATCTTTTTCAGTTGTGTCAAAAGTCTACATTGTTGGCCATGTCAACTTTATGTGAGAAAGGATCTCACCATTGATAACACATGAGAGATGTGTTATCAATACATGAGAGACAAAAATGAGTACTCAATCTCTTCTCTTATGACACTCCATGAGCACCACCGGTTAGACTACTAAAAGCTTCCATGATATGTTTTTGAAGTAGTGCATTCAATGCATGAATCAAATCAAGTTCAATGGTGTATGATTGAAtgaaatttcttttctttttttatgagACTATTATTGGATTAAGTTGACTGGGTAATGTTTGGATTAACGGTGAGTTTGATAGAATCACGTTGAGTCGACGTGATTTTGCCAAAAGCTACActacattttgaaatttcaacaaAACGAGTGTTATCGGAATTTTATCATGCTTCAGGCGCATCTAAACATACACTAAGAGAGATCAATGCAGCTGCTCGTACTTTAGCCACAATTCGTTTTCACGTTTTTATGACATCTCCCATTATATGCTCCAAGTTGTGCAACTCAAACTTTTCATTATCCAAAATTAGTATACGTTTTGTCACAATCTATATTATTTGGGTAAAAAACGGCATCACAATGTTCAAGTTGTGGTTCTGAGAGGTACAAAATGTTTGGTCATGCAAGGacaaaaattttgaaaaggaCAAATGATTAGTTAAATGGAAAGTAAAATACTCATTACGAAATCAAAAAGTTCAATGGTATGAGCATACTTTATTATGAGATGCGATCATGCAATTATTAGATGCTATCATGCAAGTAGGATTAAACTAAATACCCGAAATAAATGGGGATTTTTTATTAAAGCCTCACCCCAAAATTCTAAATACTCAATAATACATAGTTGCCTCACATGTGTACACCCTTCCTCTCTCTTTTACCTGTTTTATAGGTATGGGGAGAGGAATTTGTGGTTGTTCTTCTCTAAGTTACTATGTCAGAATCAATCTGATCATAGCGGTATAAATAGAAACATATCACTTAACTCTTCAAAGTTCATCCTTCACATCACTATTGCTGCTACTTTGGGTCTCCTTGACATCAGAGCCCTCCGGTTTAGGAGTTGAGGCTGGTTTCTGGAGCTTGAATGGGATTGAAGCATGTTGCTTGAGGAACTTATAAAAGGCGACCACTGTACGATCAGTCTCAACAGTAATCTGCAGACACAATTAAGCAATTATAAGTCAATAACCTATTGATAAAGCATGCATAAATCTCGCACATACACAAGAGCTTTTTCGTATTTATGAAAGTTgaattgataaaatatataatgttgCTTAATATTCACATACGGGATCAAAGCTTTTGTTTCCTGCTGGGAAGAAGAGAAGAGTGGGGAATCCATCAGACTGCAAAGTGAATATAAATCAAGATTAATCAACAAGTTCTTACATCTGTGCAGGATTGAAAATtggaaattaaaaatatagcaTAAGCTGTACAAGATACCATTACAATAATAACATATACCGATATGTGTGCAATGTCTAGTTTGAATTTGGGTTTACCTTTGCCCTGGGATGCTCATTTTGTGTTCCGTCCATCTTGGCTATTACAAGAGAGTCAATACTGCGAAGATGTTTAGCAAGCTTGTTGTATATTGGTTCCAAATGTTGGCAATGGCCACACCAGGGAGCATATATCTGATATTCAAACAACCATTAAATTAACATGAGAAAATTGCATAACTTTATATGCAAATATAACTCAACTAGAGGGTCAAAGTTCTACCTCAAGGAGAACATCCTTTGACTCATCCAAGACAATTTCATCAAAATTATTCCCAACAACTATTTTCACGTCACCATCATTCTGTCATCAAGTTAGCAAACATGTTAGACATGAAACACCAAGTTAACAAAACATAATTGATGGCTGCCAAATCAAATAACTTACAGTTTCAGGAACTGGGTCTGACTTGAAAAAAGGTTTTAGTTTGTCTTCAAGGAAATCTTCGCCAAATGCCTGAGATAAAAATGAAGATTtgaaattttgtcaaaatattacTTTCAAACCtcattgaatgaaaaaaaaaaaaaaggccttCATACATATTCCATAACATGGTAGCAAAACTAACAGAGTCCAAGGCAAGAGAGAAAAGTGTACCTTAATTTTGTCAACAGTCACCTCTCCatcaaaaatgaattttttcccATCATCATTTCCGGTGTATGCAAGTACCTGCATTGGAAATTCCACTTGTTACTTAAATATACTTCCAAGTTATTCAAAGGACGTAATAtgttaattttatgaatttcaTGACTAATCATTTAAATAAAGTTGATAAAAGGGAAGAAGAAACACTTACTTTTGGATCACTCCCACTAATACCAAAGTATTCTGAAACAGACTTTCCAACATCTTCGTTATCAGTTTCCACGAGCACAAAGATCAACTGTAATGGataaaatgcacacagttaaatCATTCATTCTCAAAAATATAAGTACCCTTTTGGGGGAAGagctggatcaatgctatgagATTTTTATCAGTAAAATGTAGCAActagcaaaataaaaattttcataaatcAAGCACTCAGCACAACTCTGgtgattttatataaatatggGCAGGGTCAACATATCCAATACTTataaaaatttctattttactcGCACTATTTGACATATAAAAAATTCTCTAGACCCTAAAAATGACAAAGTAATAATTAGTTATGTTTACGAAAATGTACCTTTCCCTTGAAAGACTTTGATGCTTCCTGAAATACTGGGAGGAGTTTCTCAGTATCATTGAAGTCGCAAACAGCAACACCTGAAAAAGAAATCTCAAAAATGTAAAATCTTTGAAGAACGTTGTGATTGTCATGCCATTTCTCAAGAGTAATTTGCTAATGAGATTGTATTATAATAACATCTCATAAATAATTACCTGTTTCTTGATTGGATTTTCAAAGATTGTTGGAGCGCTTTCTCTTGTAAAGACTGTTACCAATGGGAGCTTGTTGGAGGAGACAAAGTCTACAATTGCAGACTTATCGAATTTTCCATCTGCAGAGAAAAGGtgaaaatacatcaaattttcaAGTTAAACAAAACAGAGAGTACATACATAATGCAAGAAACTTTCTTAAAGAAAGAGAAattaaacaaaccaaaatggTTCAGTTTTTCGTCCTCTTTCTTGACAAGGATCAAAGCTGGGCGTTTGGCATTAACATCAATATTGAAAAGCTTTGCCACTTCAGGATCCACAGTCTGATAAAAATTAACATCATCCTCAAGTCGTGAAGCCGCAGCAAGCTCCTCACTCTCAGGACCCTACATATCAAGCATGACAACATAAGTAACAAACAACATTCAACTATATCAATTACACCCTCTGgacactattataagcaaaaaatcactttttaggttcattgaataactaatgtatccgATCTACAACATAGACTAGATACactagttattcaatgaacataaaaaaatggtttttcgCTTATAATAGTGTCTAGAGGTTGCACTATATAGAATCAAATCAACAATAGCAAATTTCTTTGACAGCTTCATCAAAAACAAATTCTCAGATTGATCTTGAAATAAAGCTACATTTCTTACTACAACAAACTTATCTAATCAAAATGGATATCTCTAACAAATCACTTGAAAAATGAACATTAAGTCTAACTTAAAGAACAAGGAATAAAGCAAATCTTCGTATCTAATCAATCAATCATGAATCATAATGAATATCATATGCAAACATGAATCTAACAAACCATATAAAATCAACATTTAACTTACAACTAAAGAATTGAGAAAACCCAAAACAACTTTAGTTTCAGAAGTCAATATGCGTTGACCATCTTCCAATGAAGTAATGTTATGAATACCCGGTCCTGTCTTCTTCTTAATCCATGTAACTATAGCTTCTCTACATTAcaaaattacaatcaaacaaaataaatcatattaaaatttagatccaataaaattgaaaacaaaaacaatgcaAATAATGAAATAATAGAGATTTTTACTTTGTTCTTTGTCCAGAATAAGTCTTGTGAACACcatcaatgaagaaaaggatAGTAGGAAAACCCTGAACATCGAATTTCTGGGAAACTTCACTCTCTTCAGTAGCATCAACTTTCGCTAAAACAACATTTTCACTTTTCAATTCAGTAGCAGCGGCAGCATATTCAGGAGCCAAAGCTTGACAATGACCACACCAAGGTGCATAAAATTCAACCAAAACGAAACGGTTTTTGTTGACTACATCGGTGAAATTATTATCCTTCAAAACGACGACGTCTTTTTCGTCGATTTCGGGAGTTTGATAAGACTCTGAATTATCGTAGCCGGAGAAATCTTCTTCGAAATCGGAATCGTGGTCGTGATCGTGATGGGAGATTGTTTCGTCGGAGTCTGGTTCGTCGAGGAAGCTGAGATCTTCTTCTTCGTCGAGTTGTTGTTCTTTGGAGAGAATTGGAGAGAAAGAAGAGAAGATGAGAAGTGatgtgagagagagaagaatGAGAATTCGCATTTTGAAATTTGGGAATATTTGCAgagaaatgaaaatgaagagagaaacagagaaagagaaaagagagagatcTGTGATATGTTATGACTGTGATGAGAGATTGTGTTGACTTTAAAGTGTAAACGGAATGGACCTTTATTACCTTTACACCGTTAATGACAACTATGTATTCCGTCACGTCATTCTACTTTACCTTCACTTTATTCATATGACATGAAAGATTGGTGGTTTTTTATTAGATAattgtgtaaaattattttacaccgtcagtgtatCTCCATTAAACTCCAAAAATAATATGTTTTTGGTGTTTCCTTGAT
Coding sequences within it:
- the LOC123897233 gene encoding LOW QUALITY PROTEIN: protein disulfide isomerase-like 1-4 (The sequence of the model RefSeq protein was modified relative to this genomic sequence to represent the inferred CDS: inserted 1 base in 1 codon); the protein is MRILILLSLTSLLIFSSFSPILSKEQQLDEEEDLSFLDEPDSDETISHHDHDHDSDFEEDFSGYDNSESYQTPEIDEKDVVVLKDNNFTDVVNKNRFVLVEFYAPWCGHCQALAPEYAAAATELKSENVVLAKVDATEESEVSQKFDVQGFPTILFFIDGVHKTYSGQRTKEAIVTWIKKKTGPGIHNITSLEDGQRILTSETKVVLGFLNSLVGPESEELAAASRLEDDVNFYQTVDPEVAKLFNIDVNAKRPALILVKKEDEKLNHFDGKFDKSAIVDFVSSNKLPLVTVFTRESAPTIFENPIKKQVLLFATXNDTEKLLPVFQEASKSFKGKLIFVLVETDNEDVGKSVSEYFGISGSDPKVLAYTGNDDGKKFIFDGEVTVDKIKAFGEDFLEDKLKPFFKSDPVPETNDGDVKIVVGNNFDEIVLDESKDVLLEIYAPWCGHCQHLEPIYNKLAKHLRSIDSLVIAKMDGTQNEHPRAKSDGFPTLLFFPAGNKSFDPITVETDRTVVAFYKFLKQHASIPFKLQKPASTPKPEGSDVKETQSSSNSDVKDEL